The following proteins are encoded in a genomic region of Oncorhynchus kisutch isolate 150728-3 linkage group LG6, Okis_V2, whole genome shotgun sequence:
- the LOC109893105 gene encoding mitogen-activated protein kinase 1-like, whose protein sequence is MADSSNSAAAAGATGSNTGAAGAVAPEGATGAAGIKPVLEVVKGQNFDVGPRYVNLSYIGEGAYGMVCSAHDGMTDSRVAIKKISPFEHQTYCQRTLREIKILLRFRHENIIGINDILRARRIECMRDVYIVQDLMETDLYKLLKTQMLSNDHTCYFLYQILRGLKYIHSANVLHRDLKPSNLLINTTCDLKICDFGLARIADPEHDHTGFLTEYVATRWYRAPEIMLNSKGYSKSIDIWSVGCILAEMLSNRPIFPGKHYLDQLNHILGILGSPTPDDLNCIINMKARNYLQSLPEKPKIPWNKLFPKADSKALDLLGRMLTFNPIKRITVEEALAHPYLEQYYDPTDEPVAEEPFTFTMELDDLPKEKLKELIFEETFRFQATYQGS, encoded by the exons ATGGCGGATTCGAGCAACAGTGCTGCGGCGGCTGGAGCCACAGGCTCGAATACTGGTGCCGCCGGGGCTGTTGCGCCCGAGGGAGCGACTGGAGCTGCGGGGATAAAGCCCGTGTTGGAGGTGGTAAAGGGGCAGAACTTTGACGTTGGCCCCCGCTATGTCAACCTTTCGTACATCGGGGAAGGGGCCTATGGAATGGTTTG CTCGGCCCATGACGGCATGACGGATTCTCGCGTGGCCATTAAGAAGATCAGTCCGTTTGAGCACCAGACGTACTGTCAGCGCACCCTGAGGGAGATCAAGATCCTGCTGCGGTTCCGCCATGAGAACATCATCGGCATCAACGACATCCTGAGGGCCCGCCGCATCGAGTGCATGAGAGACGT CTACATAGTGCAGGACCTGATGGAGACAGACTTGTACAAGCTCCTGAAGACTCAGATGTTGAGCAACGACCATACCTGCTACTTCCTGTACCAGATCCTGAGAGGCCTGAAGTACATCCACTCTGCCAATGTGCTGCACCGTGACCTCAAGCCCTCTAACCTGCTCATCAACACCACCTGTGACCTCAAG ATCTGTGACTTTGGGCTGGCACGGATAGCTGATCCAGAGCATGACCACACAGGCTTCCTGACAGAGTACGTGGCTACGCGCTGGTACAGGGCCCCCGAGATCATGCTCAACTCCAAG GGCTACTCCAAGTCCATTGATATCTGGTCAGTGGGCTGCATCCTGGCTGAGATGCTGTCCAACAGGCCCATCTTCCCTGGGAAGCATTACCTGGACCAGCTCAACCACATACTGG GCATCCTTGGCTCTCCCACTCCGGATGACCTGAACTGCATCATCAACATGAAGGCCAGGAACTACCTGCAGTCTCTGCCTGAGAAACCCAAGATCCCTTGGAACAAGCTGTTCCCCAAGGCGGACAGCAagg ctctGGACCTGCTGGGCCGCATGTTGACCTTTAACCCTATCAAGCGCATCACGGTAGAGGAGGCCCTGGCTCATCCCTATCTGGAGCAGTACTACGACCCCACTGATGAG cctGTAGCAGAGGAGCCGTTCACCTTCACCATGGAGCTGGATGACCTGCCTAAGGAGAAGCTGAAGGAGCTCATCTTTGAGGAGACGTTCCGCTTCCAGGCCACCTACCAGGGCTCCTGA